The following are from one region of the Biomphalaria glabrata chromosome 12, xgBioGlab47.1, whole genome shotgun sequence genome:
- the LOC106066299 gene encoding protein/nucleic acid deglycase 2-like — protein sequence MSNRKIGILVEFNFEDAELIYPYYRMKEAGFETVLIGPVAGKQYNGKHGYPATSEVSVDNISAQDLCALIIPGGWAPDYWRRDQRFLQLVKDMDSQGKILATICHGAWMLCSAKILKGRKLTCFCAIKDDVENAGGLFEDSPVVIDGNLITSRLPKDLPDFCKAILSQLEI from the exons ATGTCCAACCGTAAAATTGGTATTTTAGTAGAATTCAACTTTGAGGATGCTGAG CTTATTTATCCCTACTATCGAATGAAAGAAGCAGGATTTGAAACAGTTCTTATTGGGCCTGTAGCTGGGAAGCAGTACAATGGGAAACATGGCTACCCTGCAACTTCAGAAGTGTCAGTAGACAATATTTCTGCCCAG GACTTGTGTGCCTTGATTATACCTGGTGGCTGGGCCCCTGACTACTGGAGGAGAGATCAGCGATTCTTACAGTTAGTTAAAGATATGGACAGTCAAG GTAAAATCCTGGCTACCATCTGTCATGGTGCTTGGATGCTGTGCTCTGCAAAGATTTTGAAAGGGAGAAAACTCACTTGTTTCTGTGCTATTAAAGATGATGTGGAAAATGCTGG AGGTTTATTTGAGGATAGTCCTGTTGTCATTGATGGAAATCTCATTACCTCTAGATTGCCCAAAGACTTGCCAGATTTCTGCAAAGCCATTTTGTCACAGCTTGAAATTTGA
- the LOC129922128 gene encoding zinc finger MYM-type protein 1-like has product MNFHDAALDLEGQQQRLSSIREDVCITAVNAAKVLCEKLGIRIEGRIKRRKQMPGENAGDAGLAAVEEITRIMKSVIDRLIQEMTTRFGRLKTLDEKFGFLFNISKLFANDTSNDIQQHCATLADFYKTDIDGTELFIEISDCSMLLKTRPDATPSSPLELLSFIISYGNDIFPNLRIALQIMLTISVSVASCERSFSKLKIILTYLRASMGQERLSDLALLSIEKELVETINFDDVIDNFASARSRKVVL; this is encoded by the coding sequence ATGAATTTCCATGACGCAGCACTGGATTTAGAAGGACAGCAGCAACGGCTAAGTAGCATTCGAGAAGATGTTTGCATCACTGCAGTCAATGCAGCTAAAGTTCTGTGTGAAAAATTGGGAATTAGGATAGAAGGAAGAATTAAACGTCGAAAACAGATGCCTGGTGAAAATGCTGGTGATGCAGGACTCGCTGCGGTTGAAGAAATAACTCGCATTATGAAATCAGTTATTGATAGACTAATCCAGGAGATGACAACACGATTTGGTCGTCTGAAGACGTTAGATGAAAAGTTTGGATTTCTATTCAACATCAGCAAATTGTTTGCTAACGATACCTCTAATGATATTCAACAGCACTGTGCTACGCTGGCTGACTTTTATAAAACTGATATCGATGGAACTGAACTGTTCATAGAAATCAGTGACTGCAGTATGTTGCTGAAAACCCGGCCAGATGCTACCCCAAGCAGCCCGTTAGaattactttcatttattatttcatatggcaaTGACATATTTCCAAACTTGCGAATTGCTTTGCAAATTATGCTGACAATCTCTGTGTCAGTTGCTAGCTGTGAGCGTTCttttagtaaactaaaaatcattttaacttatttgagAGCTTCAATGGGTCAGGAGCGTCTGTCAGACTTGGCATTGCTAAGCATAGAAAAGGAGCTGGTCGAAACAATTAATTTTGATGATGTCATTGACAACTTTGCTAGTGCAAGATCACGAAAAGTAGTTCTATAA